The Athene noctua chromosome 13, bAthNoc1.hap1.1, whole genome shotgun sequence genome has a segment encoding these proteins:
- the KLHL25 gene encoding kelch-like protein 25, which produces MSVSVHENRKSRTSTGSMNILLFHKASHPDCVLSHLNTLRKHCMFTDVTLWAGNRSFPCHRAVLAASSRYFEAMFSNGLRESLDDEVNFHDSLHPEVLELLLDFAYSSRIIINEENAESLLEAGDMLQFHDVRDAAAEFLEKNLYPSNCLGMMLLSDAHQCRRLYELSWRMCLVNFETVHKSEDFNNLSKDTLLDLISSDELEIEDEEKVFKAVIQWVKYDLDERKAYLPELLRNVRLALLPSECLKEALACEDLIMVDERNKLVLDEAIQCKKKILQNDGVVTSPCARPRKAGHTLLILGGQTFMCDKIYQVDHKAKEIIPKADLPSPRKEFSACAIGCKVYITGGRGSENGVSKDVWVYDTVHEEWSKAAPMLIARFGHGSAELENCLYVVGGHTAVAGVFPASPSVSLKQVEKYDPISNKWTMVAPLRDGVSNAAVVSARLKLFVFGGTSIHRDMVSKVQCYDPAENRWMIKAECPQPWRYTAAAVLGSQIFIMGGDTEFTAASAYRFDCETDQWTRIGDMTAKRMSCHALASGNKLYVVGGYFGTQRCKTLDCYDPTSDTWNCITTVPYSLIPTAFVSTWKHLPS; this is translated from the coding sequence ATGTCAGTCAGCGTCCACGAGAACCGTAAATCCCGGACTAGCACCGGCTCCATGAACATCTTGCTCTTTCACAAAGCTTCCCACCCAGACTGCGTCCTGTCCCATCTGAACACCCTGCGGAAGCACTGCATGTTCACCGATGTCACCCTCTGGGCAGGAAACAGGTCATTCCCATGTCACCGGGCAGTGCTGGCTGCCTCCAGCAGGTACTTTGAAGCCATGTTTAGCAACGGCCTTCGGGAGAGCCTGGATGATGAGGTGAACTTCCATGACAGCCTCCACCCAGAGGTGCTGGAGCTACTGCTGGACTTCGCTTATTCCTCTCGGATCATCATCAACGAGGAGAACGCCGAGTCTCTCCTGGAGGCTGGAGACATGCTGCAGTTCCACGATGTCCGAGACGCGGCAGCTGAATTCCTTGAGAAGAACCTCTACCCTTCCAACTGCCTGGGCATGATGCTGCTCTCCGATGCTCATCAGTGCCGGCGGCTCTATGAGCTCTCCTGGAGGATGTGCCTGGTCAACTTTGAGACCGTTCACAAGAGTGAGGACTTCAACAACCTTTCCAAGGACACTCTGCTGGACCTCATCTCCAGTGATGAGCTGGAAATCGAGGATGAAGAAAAGGTCTTTAAGGCTGTCATCCAGTGGGTGAAATACGATCTGGATGAGCGGAAGGCTTATCTCCCAGAACTTCTGAGGAATGTTCGTCTGGCCTTGCTTCCCTCTGAATGCCTCAAGGAAGCCTTGGCTTGTGAGGACTTGATCATGGTGGATGAAAGGAACAAGCTTGTCTTGGATGAAGCTATTCAGTGCAAGAAGAAGATCCTCCAGAATGACGGGGTGGTCACCAGTCCCTGTGCCAGGCCTCGCAAAGCTGGTCACACCTTGCTGATCCTGGGAGGACAGACCTTCATGTGTGATAAGATCTACCAAGTAGATCACAAAGCGAAGGAAATTATCCCCAAAGCAGACCTGCCAAGTCCACGCAAGGAGTTTAGTGCCTGTGCCATCGGCTGCAAAGTCTATATCACTGGAGGCAGGGGCTCAGAGAACGGGGTCTCAAAAGATGTATGGGTGTATGACACTGTTCATGAGGAATGGTCAAAAGCTGCCCCAATGTTAATAGCTCGGTTTGGGCACGGCTCGGCTGAATTGGAAAACTGCCTGTATGTTGTTGGTGGACACACTGCAGTCGCTGGAGTCTTTCCTGCATCTCCTTCTGTTTCCTTGAAGCAAGTAGAGAAGTATGATCCCATATCCAACAAGTGGACGATGGTGGCTCCTTTGAGAGATGGAGTGAGCAACGCTGCGGTGGTGAGCGCCAGGCTCAAGCTTTTTGTCTTTGGTGGGACCAGCATTCACCGAGACATGGTGTCCAAAGTGCAGTGCTATGATCCAGCTGAGAATCGGTGGATGATCAAAGCCGAATGCCCGCAGCCCTGGCGCTACACGGCAGCCGCTGTCCTGGGCAGCCAGATTTTCATCATGGGAGGAGACACGGAGTTCACGGCAGCATCCGCCTACCGCTTCGACTGCGAGACGGACCAGTGGACGCGCATTGGGGACATGACAGCCAAGCGCATGTCGTGCCATGCTCTGGCTTCGGGGAATAAACTCTATGTGGTGGGGGGTTATTTTGGCACTCAGCGGTGCAAAACGCTGGACTGCTACGACCCTACGTCAGACACATGGAACTGTATCACAACAGTGCCTTACTCGCTCATCCCCACAGCTTTTGTCAGCACCTGGAAGCACTTGCCGTCATGA